A window of Hemibagrus wyckioides isolate EC202008001 linkage group LG03, SWU_Hwy_1.0, whole genome shotgun sequence contains these coding sequences:
- the kdm2aa gene encoding lysine (K)-specific demethylase 2Aa isoform X1, with protein MEDRVERLTLVDGGVLRKRGRKRKRKKEDEDVTLKRSGTRRRYRDEGISDDEIEGKRTFDLEEKLYNDRFGSDRIKRMEGKDFTFEFIQRGGLRDPIIFERPDGLGIKMPGPDFTVNDVKMFVGSRRMIDVMDVATQKGTEMSMAQWRRYYETPPSQREKLYNVISLEFSHTKLENLVKRPATVDIIDWVDNMWPRHLKERQRDSTNSILDMQYPKVQKYCLMSVHGCYTDFHIDFGGTSVWYHILRGCKVFWLIPPTPQNLELYENWVLSGKQGDIFLGDKATECQRIELKQGYTFIIPSGWIHAVYTPVDTLVFGGNFLHSFNIPMQLNICNIEDRTRVPPKFRYPFFYEMCWYVLERYVYSLTNTSYLIPEFQKHSLGIGLKREFSSSEALNGHVKDEDDPPSPPTRPGMKVHMTPFELEGLWNLLGKLESLPSHKKCVPSGIHNAPALLHDMRALLKEHANDTPKLSYTGRPIVKWPKRPSWYQPPPPPAPVGRPKLATTPIIPRPTKPASAMSALRRRRVRCKRCEACLRPECGECNFCRDMKKFGGPGKLKQTCVLRQCLAPGLPLSAVCEICEEGNQDTGEELMECSNCAQIAHPGCLKVPGEGLVNKDLPSCWECPKCVMGKDTDSESSGSGDDLTTQEGSGGLRGEGGAWHGVGRPPSSLSHGSLRKQVAAPEQRLRKRNKLEASKSLKRKSSSLDPRVAKICRRQGMDSGSDDEDGEGRRRLSLHSRGAISARRGFGSSRRGLLRGSSHRGGRGSGMTTNSSSLKMRRGLGVRGERGGRVRLRGGSKMQRRRYETEDDDDDDDDDDEDDDEEEEEEDESEEERHMGRSEKEHRSRRRRRRGEDDDEDDDEDDESEEQDFDGEDEEMDDLDDGGEEDEDDEGENHSDSEPDPPVLLVSDLNDELLNGSYLTVTLQRPSKAKRDPGSIVPKLEAAMSPCTPGNADLLQRKSLHKFRQKNGSSVSTGNGLSQPKAGLASGRQTRHRSLNLDGRASPSSTSSRSSISPPPPPPLTSTTGSSPPSLLTHPSFRDVGNEPGCEKEVWVSVFRYLSRTELAVCMRVCKAWYKWCYDKRLWTRIDFSRCRSLSAQALSAIIKRQPVTLDLSWTPVSKKQITWLIHHLPGLKDLIMSGCSSSTLLGLSSQSLPCLRTLDLSWAESIKDSQLKDLITPSGSDNRNRLKGLLTLRLSGLDVSDSTLKLIIKHMPLLRRLDLSHCPVLTDQSISLLTAIGSNTRSTLREVTLTGCNKITDACLTYMKRLSALTLLDLRGCKGVTRHGCENFISDLSYCTFFCLTEDKLIQRIS; from the exons atggaggaCAGAGTGGAAAGACTTACCCTTGTGGATGGTGGTGTGTTGAGGAAGcgagggaggaagaggaagcgAAAGAAAGAGGACGAAGATGTGACACTGAAG CGGTCAGGCACGCGGCGACGTTACCGTGACGAAGGGATCTCTGATGATGAGATTGAGGGGAAAAGGACCTTTGACCTGGAGGAGAAATTATACAATGATCGCTTTGGTTCTGATAGAATCAAACGCATGGAAGGAAAAG ATTTCACATTTGAATTCATCCAGAGAGGCGGGCTAAGAGATCCAATTATCTTTGAGCGACCAGATGGACTTGGAATCAA AATGCCAGGTCCAGACTTCACTGTGAACGATGTGAAGATGTTTGTGG GCAGTCGGCGAATGATTGATGTGATGGATGTGGCCACTCAGAAGGGCACAGAGATGTCTATGGCCCAGTGGAGGCGATACTACGAGACCCCGCCTTCCCAGAGAGAGAAGCTGTACAATGTCATCAGCTTGGAGTTTAGCCACACCAAACTGGAAAATTTAGTTAAGCGACCTGCAACG GTGGACATAATAGATTGGGTGGATAATATGTGGCCGCGACACTTAAAGGAAAGGCAGAGAGACTCCACCAACTCCATCCTTGACATGCAGTACCCTAAAGTGCAAAA aTACTGTCTGATGAGCGTGCATGGCTGTTACACAGACTTCCACATAGACTTTGGAGGCACGTCTGTGTGGTACCACATACTGCGAGGATGCAAG GTATTTTGGTTGATTCCTCCGACACCACAGAACCTGGAGCTCTATGAGAACTGGGTGTTGTCTGGAAAGCAAGGCGATATCTTCCTTGGAGACAAGGCCACAGAGTGTCAACGGATTGAGCTCAAGCAGGGCTACACGTTTATTATCCCGTCAG GCTGGATTCATGCAGTGTATACTCCTGTGGACACACTTGTGTTTGGTGGAAATTTCCTACACAGTTTTAACATCCCCATGCAGCTTAATATCTGCAACATTGAGGACAGGACACGG GTGCCCCCTAAATTTCGCTACCCGTTTTTTTATGAGATGTGTTGGTATGTCCTGGAACGGTATGTGTACAGTCTGACCAACACCTCCTACCTCATCCCTGAGTTTCAGAAACACTCTCTAGGCATCG gcctTAAGCGAGAATTTTCCAGTTCTGAAGCCTTGAATGGTCATGTAAAGGATGAAGACGATCCTCCCTCGCCTCCAACTCGGCCAGGGATGAAGGTTCACATGACTCCTTTTGAGCTGGAGGGTTTATGGAATTTGCTCGGAAAACTAGAATCTCTTCCCTCACACAAAAAGTGTGTCCCTTCAGGAATACACAATGCACCTGCTCTGCTCCATGACATGCGG GCATTACTTAAAGAACATGCTAATGATACCCCTAAACTTTCATACACTGGAAGACCCATTGTAAAATGGCCAAAGAGG CCATCCTGGTACCAGCCTCCCCCACCCCCTGCCCCTGTAGGTCGTCCCAAATTAGCCACCACTCCAATCATCCCTCGTCCAACGAAGCCAGCCTCCGCAATGTCAGCGCTTCGGCGGCGGCGTGTGCGCTGTAAGCGTTGTGAGGCATGTCTGAGGCCAGAATGTGGAGAGTGCAATTTCTGCAGAGATATGAAGAAGTTTGGTGGCCCTGGCAAACTGAAACAGACTTGTGTCCTCCGTCAGTGTCTTGCT CCTGGCTTGCCTCTCTCTGCTGTATGTGAAATTTGTGAAGAAGGGAACCAGGATACTGGAGAAGAACTCATGGAATGCTCCAATTGCGCACAGATTGCCCATCCTGGCTGCTTAAAG GTGCCAGGTGAGGGTTTAGTTAACAAAGATCTGCCCAGTTGCTGGGAATGTCCCAAATGCGTCATGGGAAAAGACACAGACTCGGAG TCATCGGGCAGCGGTGATGACCTCACGACTCAGGAGGGGTCGGGGGGGCTGAGGGGCGAGGGCGGGGCGTGGCACGGGGTCGGGCGGCCCCCTTCCTCTCTGTCACATGGGTCGCTACGGAAACAAGTGGCGGCCCCAGAGCAGCGGCTCAGGAAGAGG AACAAATTGGAAGCAAGCAAATCGCTT AAACGCAAGTCATCTTCACTGGATCCTCGCGTGGCTAAGATCTGTCGTAGACAAGGGATGGATTCGGGCAGTGACGACGAGGATGGAGAAGGAAGAAGACGACTCTCGCTCCACTCAAGGGGTGCAATATCTGCTCGCCGTGGATTTGGGTCCAGTAGACGGGGACTTTTGAGAGGCTCATCACATCGAGGGGGCAGAGGGAGTGGCATGACCACAAATTCCTCCTCCCTGAAAATGAGGCGGGGACTTGGTGTAAGGGGTGAGCGGGGTGGTCGTGTTCGTTTACGAGGGGGGTCCAAAATGCAACGGCGGCGTTATGAAACTGAggatgacgacgatgatgacgacgacgatgatgaggatgacgatgaggaggaggaggaagaagatgaaAGTGAAGAAGAAAGGCACATGGGCAGGTCTGAAAAGGAGCATCGTTCACGGCGACGTCGGCGCAGAGGTGAAGACGATGACGAAGACgacgatgaggatgatgaaaGTGAAGAACAAGACTTTGATGGAGAGGATGAAGAGATGGATGACCTGGATGATGGAGGggaggaagatgaggatgatgagggtgaGAACCATTCAGACTCAGAACCTGACCCTCCTGTTTTGCTTGTGTCCGACTTAAATGATGAACTGTTAAATGGTTCTTATCTGACTGTCACGTTGCAGCGCCCATCAAAGGCCAAACGTGATCCTGGGTCTATTGTACCAAAACTGGAGGCAGCCATGTCTCCCTGCACTCCTGGCAATGCTGATTTACTCCAGCGCAAATCCCTTCACAAATTTCGCCAGAAAAACGGCAGCTCTGTCTCCACTGGAAATGGTCTCTCACAACCCAAAGCCGGTCTAGCATCAGGCCGTCAAACACGCCACAGGAGTTTGAACCTTGATGGTAGAGCATCaccttcctccacctcctctcgcTCTTccatttctcctcctcctcctccccccctGACATCCACTACTGGCTCGTCCCCTCCTTCCCTCCTCACTCATCCTTCATTCCGTGATGTAGGGAACGAGCCAGGGTGCgagaaggaggtgtgggtgTCGGTGTTTCGCTACCTGAGCCGAACAGAACTGGCTGTGTGCATGAGGGTTTGCAAAGCCTGGTATAAATG GTGTTATGATAAGCGTTTGTGGACTCGAATAGATTTCAGTAGATGTCGCTCCCTCAGTGCTCAGGCTCTGTCAGCTATTATTAAACGCCAACCTGTCACACTTGACCTGTCCTGGACACCTGTTTCCAAAAAACAGATCACCTGGCTTATCCACCATCTCCCAG GACTGAAGGATCTGATCATGTCGGGCTGTTCTTCATCAACTCTTTTGGGCTTGAGTTCTCAGAGCCTTCCATGTCTCCGCACGCTGGACCTGTCCTGGGCTGAGAGCATCAAAGACTCTCAGCTCAAAGACCTCATCACGCCATCAG GTAGTGATAATCGCAACAGGCTTAAAGGCTTGTTAACATTGCGGCTATCTGGTCTGGATGTGAGTGACTCGACGCTGAAGCTGATAATTAAACACATGCCGTTGCTGCGGAGGTTAGACCTGTCGCATTGCCCTGTCCTTACAGACCAGTCCATCAGCCTGCTTACAGCTATTGGCTCTAACACACGCAGCACTCTCAGAGAGGTCACCCTCACAG GTTGTAATAAGATTACAGACGCGTGCCTGACTTATATGAAGCGCCTCTCAGCTCTAACTCTCCTGGACCTGCGGGGCTGTAAGGGTGTCACACGACATGGCTGTGAAAACTTCATTTCTGACCTTTCCTACTGCACCTTTTTCTGTCTGACTGAGGATAAACTCATCCAGAGGATATcttaa